A window of the Opitutaceae bacterium genome harbors these coding sequences:
- the trkA gene encoding Trk system potassium transporter TrkA, giving the protein MRIIIVGAGEVGSYLCETLSRFDHDVTVIERDEDGAARLRQEFDVRVIPESGSSARTLIKAGVEKCDYFLAMTRDDETNIVSSSLAKALGARFTFTRIHDQTFRDNSVINYQTHFGIDHLINPERLAAVEIAKSIRSPNRVAVEDFARGYIEVQLIDITKGSKAVGKSLAELRLDGRVRVGIVQRGDTSMVARADTRLALGDSVTVFGQPEALFEARSIFDPNTSRTNIIRVVIMGGAEMSVSLVRLLSNPRFKIRIIESDPARCRKLADRFPDVTIIQGSGTSLRLLEEEQIGSADFFVACTKTDEDNVMTCLQASKLGTKHVMLAINRSDYSAVLEQLKVAMGVELAVSPRVATANEVLRYISREPYIDLGSLPGDIGKIIEVKVGPKSPSAGQMLKDIKWPRGCVVVALLHRFQAKTPVANDIIEAEDHIVAIVQKDKLKELLALTV; this is encoded by the coding sequence ATGAGAATCATCATCGTAGGCGCGGGCGAGGTCGGATCCTATCTCTGCGAGACCCTCAGTCGGTTCGATCACGACGTCACCGTCATTGAGCGCGATGAGGACGGCGCAGCCCGACTTCGGCAGGAGTTCGATGTCAGGGTGATCCCCGAGAGCGGGAGTTCCGCCCGAACCCTGATCAAAGCCGGTGTCGAGAAGTGCGATTACTTTCTGGCGATGACCCGCGACGACGAAACCAACATCGTCTCTTCGTCTCTCGCCAAGGCTCTGGGGGCCCGCTTCACCTTCACCCGGATTCACGATCAGACGTTCCGCGACAACTCGGTCATCAACTACCAGACCCATTTCGGGATCGATCATCTGATCAATCCGGAGAGGCTCGCCGCCGTTGAAATCGCCAAGTCGATCCGCAGTCCGAACCGGGTGGCCGTTGAAGACTTTGCCCGCGGCTACATCGAAGTGCAGTTGATCGATATCACCAAGGGTTCAAAGGCCGTCGGGAAATCACTGGCCGAACTCCGTCTCGACGGACGGGTCCGGGTGGGGATTGTGCAACGGGGTGACACCTCGATGGTCGCCCGGGCCGACACCCGCCTCGCCCTTGGGGATAGCGTCACGGTCTTCGGTCAGCCCGAGGCGCTTTTTGAGGCGCGCTCGATTTTCGATCCGAATACTTCCCGGACCAATATCATCCGGGTTGTCATCATGGGTGGCGCCGAGATGTCGGTCTCCCTCGTCCGATTGCTGAGCAATCCGCGATTCAAGATCCGCATCATTGAAAGCGATCCCGCCCGGTGTCGGAAACTGGCCGACCGTTTTCCGGATGTGACCATCATCCAGGGCTCCGGAACCTCGCTTCGTCTGCTGGAAGAGGAGCAGATCGGGAGCGCCGATTTCTTCGTGGCCTGCACCAAGACGGACGAGGACAACGTGATGACCTGTCTCCAAGCCTCCAAGCTCGGGACCAAGCACGTCATGCTCGCCATCAACCGTTCCGACTACTCCGCAGTTCTCGAGCAACTCAAAGTCGCCATGGGGGTGGAACTGGCTGTCTCCCCCAGGGTGGCGACGGCAAACGAGGTCCTGCGCTACATCAGCCGCGAACCGTATATCGATCTGGGGAGTCTGCCCGGCGACATCGGCAAGATCATCGAGGTCAAGGTCGGACCGAAGAGCCCGTCCGCCGGCCAGATGCTCAAGGACATCAAATGGCCCCGGGGATGCGTAGTGGTTGCCCTTCTCCACCGCTTCCAGGCGAAGACTCCCGTAGCCAATGACATTATTGAAGCCGAGGACCATATCGTGGCGATCGTTCAGAAGGACAAACTGAAGGAGCTGCTCGCCCTGACGGTATGA
- a CDS encoding ABC transporter permease yields MVSPKADKIPVHLLSPKDLEEGTSLWKDAWHRLRKNHLSVFGGAVILVLSAVCLLVPFLISNGYQEQNLELGASAPSWQHWLGTDTLGRDMFARILYGGRISLAVGLSATFVSLTIGVVYGAVAGFFGGKTDAVMMRIVDIMYALPFTIFVILLMVFFGRNIILLFVAIGAVEWLTMARIVRGQILSLRKQEFIEAAYALGLGRRRIIFRHMIPNVMGPVIVYTTLTIPAVMLLEAFLSFLGLGVQPPMSSWGSLIKEGADKMEEFSWLLIFPGTVFALTLFSLNFLGDGLRDALDVRASKD; encoded by the coding sequence ATGGTCTCACCCAAGGCGGACAAAATCCCGGTTCATCTCCTCTCGCCAAAGGATCTCGAAGAAGGCACTTCACTGTGGAAGGATGCCTGGCATCGCCTGCGCAAGAACCACCTCTCGGTTTTTGGCGGCGCGGTCATCCTCGTCCTTTCCGCCGTCTGTCTGCTTGTCCCCTTCCTCATCAGCAACGGTTACCAGGAACAGAATCTGGAACTCGGTGCTTCAGCCCCGTCCTGGCAGCATTGGCTGGGCACCGACACTCTCGGCCGCGACATGTTCGCCCGGATACTCTACGGCGGCCGCATTTCGCTCGCGGTCGGCCTGAGCGCCACTTTTGTATCCCTGACCATCGGGGTGGTCTACGGGGCCGTCGCCGGGTTTTTCGGCGGCAAGACCGACGCGGTCATGATGCGGATCGTCGACATCATGTACGCCCTGCCCTTCACCATTTTCGTCATCCTCCTGATGGTGTTTTTCGGCCGCAACATCATCCTGCTCTTTGTCGCCATCGGGGCGGTGGAATGGCTGACCATGGCCCGGATCGTTCGCGGCCAGATCCTTTCGCTGCGCAAGCAGGAATTCATCGAGGCGGCCTATGCCCTCGGCCTTGGACGACGGCGGATTATCTTCCGGCACATGATCCCCAACGTCATGGGCCCGGTCATCGTCTACACCACGTTGACCATCCCGGCCGTGATGCTCCTCGAAGCCTTCCTCAGCTTCCTCGGGCTCGGCGTGCAACCTCCCATGAGTTCGTGGGGATCATTGATCAAGGAGGGAGCCGACAAGATGGAGGAATTCTCCTGGCTGCTCATCTTTCCCGGAACGGTCTTCGCCCTGACTCTCTTTTCCCTCAATTTCCTGGGCGATGGTCTTCGTGACGCTCTCGATGTCCGCGCGTCCAAAGACTGA
- a CDS encoding ABC transporter permease subunit: protein MLRFIATRILQAIPVLFVIITITFFMLRFVPGGPFTAEKAISPEILRNLEAHYGLDKPLYQQYFDYLGQLVRGDLGPSFKYPNRTVNEIIAQKLPVSLELGALSLVVALVFGLTLGVIASLKPNTWLDYFPSSIAMVGICLPTFVLGPILVLVFAIFLGWFNASGWYGPVDRVLPAITLGGVYAAYITRLTRGGMREILSQDFIRTARAKGISELNVILKHSLKGGLLPVVSFLGPAVAGIISGSFVVETIFQIPGLGREFVTSAFNRDYTLVLGTVILYACLIIVFNLLVDIVQVWLNPKLKFE, encoded by the coding sequence ATGCTCCGGTTCATTGCCACGCGGATACTTCAGGCCATTCCGGTCCTCTTTGTGATCATCACGATCACCTTTTTCATGTTGCGCTTTGTCCCGGGCGGACCGTTCACCGCGGAAAAGGCCATCAGTCCGGAGATCCTCCGGAATCTCGAGGCCCACTACGGACTCGATAAACCCCTCTACCAGCAGTATTTCGACTACCTGGGTCAGCTTGTCCGGGGAGATCTCGGACCGTCCTTCAAGTACCCGAACCGCACGGTCAACGAAATCATCGCCCAGAAGCTGCCGGTCTCCCTCGAACTCGGGGCGCTCTCGCTCGTGGTTGCCCTGGTCTTCGGACTGACCCTCGGGGTCATTGCCTCACTCAAGCCCAATACCTGGCTCGACTATTTCCCGTCATCCATCGCCATGGTCGGGATTTGCCTGCCGACCTTTGTTCTCGGACCCATTCTCGTCCTCGTCTTTGCCATTTTCCTGGGGTGGTTCAACGCTTCCGGATGGTATGGGCCGGTCGACCGGGTCCTGCCCGCCATCACTCTGGGTGGCGTCTACGCGGCCTATATCACCCGGCTGACCCGGGGCGGCATGCGCGAAATCCTCTCCCAGGATTTCATCCGAACCGCCCGGGCCAAGGGCATCTCCGAACTCAATGTCATCCTCAAACACTCGCTGAAAGGCGGGTTGCTCCCGGTGGTGTCCTTTCTCGGCCCCGCCGTGGCCGGCATCATCAGCGGCTCATTCGTGGTCGAGACGATCTTTCAGATACCCGGTCTCGGGCGGGAATTCGTCACCTCCGCCTTCAACCGCGACTACACCCTCGTCCTCGGCACGGTCATTCTCTATGCCTGCCTGATCATCGTCTTCAACCTGCTGGTCGATATCGTCCAGGTCTGGCTGAATCCCAAGCTGAAATTCGAGTAG
- a CDS encoding TonB-dependent receptor, producing the protein MRRLPALVLANLIVWPIVGSGQETGVVIPKESATIALPEFILVEQRVANDEPVVTFAMPVTLLRYEPQVDLQTRNFGEAQGDITIRGGIFENSGIQVGGWSLFDPQTGHYLAEIPISPRMLDGARVLTGIDHAAAGFNATVGTVRYGWAPIRTGGFVEAGYGSHNLIRCVAYGAIDSLVDRSDWKVGADLEVAYSQSDGALPDGDHEFTRYAGRIQSRGEVFQTDIVASYQHKFFGWPNLYTPFGVAETDDLETTLVGFSHRVETGAHSWVRFGGYYRDNRDDYEFDRYRPGIFNPYEHETKVTGLDLEGRFQLRDWEMGWRAEMLSDQLESTALTYGPFMSRSYVKGSVTGSRTWGDPVGTETGLTLGLTAEDTNRDGGFVGPLLEIWRSGAWGDGRWRLGGQVTGTSQVPGYTAIGSNPDGGLFRGNPDLVREESLQAEINGEWRSGSRSIEASLFYRDDDPLVDWTYTASSSNARKANPVAIETVGVEVIATQQWESVDLILGYTWLDKYADYLGATVDASFYALNHARHRITAALVWRIGREFEVRSDNEWRIQEPNALRTIGGDNALLSSLSLHYSPQRWDGLRLILAVDNLWDSEFQELPAVPAAPRQWSGSVSWSW; encoded by the coding sequence ATGCGTCGTCTTCCCGCACTCGTCCTGGCGAACCTGATTGTCTGGCCCATTGTTGGGTCCGGGCAGGAGACCGGGGTGGTCATCCCAAAAGAAAGCGCGACGATCGCCCTGCCGGAGTTCATCCTGGTCGAGCAGCGGGTGGCCAATGATGAACCCGTGGTCACATTCGCCATGCCGGTGACGCTGCTGCGCTACGAACCCCAGGTGGATCTGCAGACCCGCAATTTCGGGGAGGCCCAGGGCGACATCACCATCCGCGGTGGCATTTTCGAGAATTCGGGCATTCAGGTGGGCGGTTGGAGTCTGTTTGATCCCCAGACCGGCCACTATCTGGCGGAAATACCGATTTCTCCGCGGATGTTGGACGGCGCCCGGGTGCTGACCGGGATCGACCATGCCGCGGCCGGCTTCAATGCGACTGTGGGCACGGTGCGCTATGGTTGGGCTCCCATTCGCACCGGTGGATTTGTCGAGGCAGGCTACGGGAGCCACAACCTCATCCGCTGCGTCGCCTACGGAGCGATCGACAGTCTGGTCGATCGATCCGACTGGAAGGTCGGAGCCGACCTTGAGGTGGCCTACTCGCAGAGTGACGGAGCCCTCCCGGACGGAGATCACGAGTTCACCCGGTATGCGGGACGGATCCAGTCGAGAGGAGAGGTCTTCCAGACCGACATCGTGGCGAGCTATCAGCACAAATTCTTTGGATGGCCCAATCTCTACACGCCCTTCGGCGTGGCGGAGACCGACGACCTGGAAACGACGCTGGTCGGCTTCTCACACCGGGTGGAAACCGGAGCGCATAGCTGGGTCCGTTTCGGTGGCTACTACCGGGACAACCGGGATGACTACGAGTTTGACCGCTACCGACCCGGAATCTTCAACCCTTATGAACACGAAACCAAGGTGACCGGTCTCGACCTGGAAGGGCGCTTCCAGCTCCGGGACTGGGAAATGGGGTGGCGGGCGGAAATGCTCAGCGACCAACTCGAATCCACGGCATTGACCTATGGTCCCTTCATGTCGCGGTCCTATGTCAAGGGATCGGTGACCGGATCACGAACCTGGGGAGATCCGGTCGGCACCGAGACCGGGTTGACCCTGGGGTTGACCGCGGAGGACACCAATCGCGACGGCGGATTTGTGGGGCCTCTTCTTGAAATCTGGCGGTCGGGGGCCTGGGGTGACGGTCGCTGGCGGCTGGGCGGGCAGGTGACCGGGACGTCTCAAGTGCCCGGATACACGGCAATCGGTTCGAACCCCGACGGGGGCCTGTTCCGCGGCAATCCGGACCTGGTCCGTGAAGAGAGCCTGCAGGCGGAAATCAACGGCGAATGGCGCTCCGGTTCCCGGTCAATCGAGGCGTCGCTCTTCTATCGTGATGACGATCCACTCGTCGACTGGACCTATACGGCCTCGTCCTCGAATGCCCGCAAGGCCAATCCGGTGGCGATCGAGACGGTCGGCGTCGAGGTGATCGCCACCCAGCAATGGGAGTCCGTCGATCTCATCCTTGGCTACACCTGGCTGGACAAGTACGCGGATTACCTGGGAGCCACCGTCGATGCCAGCTTCTATGCCCTGAACCATGCCCGGCACCGCATCACGGCGGCCCTGGTCTGGCGGATCGGCCGCGAATTCGAGGTGCGCAGTGACAATGAATGGCGGATCCAGGAGCCCAATGCCCTGCGGACAATCGGCGGTGACAACGCTCTTCTTTCGTCATTGAGTCTGCACTACAGTCCGCAAAGGTGGGACGGACTGCGCCTGATCCTGGCGGTCGACAATCTCTGGGACAGCGAATTCCAGGAGCTGCCGGCGGTCCCGGCCGCACCCCGGCAGTGGTCGGGCAGCGTGTCCTGGAGTTGGTAG
- a CDS encoding ABC transporter ATP-binding protein: MTGTPAKKTGTLHRFRPYLRYLRGVRSIIALALLCGLIYGVANGAGLPLMAKYVFPRIFPQEIVAKGDDASGFKMDFPGTAAVPAQKSTVSGDESPPKDPREVAAWEVFLAAIWLPLIFLVRGLAGYLNTYLIQLAGVRVLESLRLDFFRKLQVLPLAFFQNKSSGDLISRGLADTNQLQVTLTTVANEVFKQPITLVSSISVLVYLTLAERGVGLVLVSLAVVPLCVLPIRFVGNKLDKRAANLQKQLGSVTDRMSENLAVAREVRAFSLEEYETNRFATVTEALIRAQMKVVKYATALTPAIEIISAVGISVTFVYAFKAQVPLGSFLAIIFALYACYEPIKKLGNLNSELKRGLAALDRLEVVLEEPVTIRDPENPVAIERLRGTLDFRDVTFSYNSDGAALREVNVTIPTGMVCALVGPSGAGKTTFANLVPRFYDATTGSVEIDGIDIRTMRLADLRRNIALVPQDPVLFNETIGMNLRIGKPEASQEEVEAASRAAFAHEFIVKLPNGYDTVVGERGVMLSGGQKQRLAVGRAFLRNAPILILDEATSALDSESEEKIQTALKELMQGKTVLIIAHRFSTIRDAGQILVFDNGRITARGSHEELMGTSPLYRNLYERQAQP; this comes from the coding sequence ATGACCGGCACCCCGGCAAAGAAGACGGGAACGCTTCACCGTTTTCGACCCTATCTGCGTTACCTGAGGGGTGTCCGCAGCATCATCGCACTGGCCCTGCTCTGCGGCCTCATCTACGGAGTGGCCAACGGGGCCGGCCTGCCCCTCATGGCCAAGTATGTCTTTCCCCGGATCTTTCCGCAGGAAATCGTGGCCAAGGGCGACGACGCCTCCGGCTTCAAAATGGATTTCCCGGGCACCGCTGCCGTTCCGGCTCAAAAATCCACTGTCTCCGGCGACGAGAGTCCGCCGAAAGACCCCCGGGAAGTCGCCGCCTGGGAGGTCTTCCTCGCGGCCATCTGGCTTCCGCTCATCTTCCTGGTCCGTGGCCTGGCCGGCTACCTCAACACCTACCTGATTCAACTGGCCGGCGTCCGCGTCCTCGAATCTCTGCGCCTGGACTTCTTCCGCAAACTCCAGGTCCTTCCTCTCGCTTTCTTTCAGAACAAGTCGTCGGGCGACCTCATCTCCAGGGGCCTGGCCGACACCAACCAGTTGCAGGTCACCCTGACCACGGTTGCCAACGAGGTCTTCAAGCAGCCGATCACCCTGGTCAGTTCCATCTCCGTATTGGTTTACCTCACCTTGGCGGAACGCGGGGTGGGACTCGTTCTGGTCAGCCTGGCGGTCGTCCCGCTCTGCGTCCTTCCCATCCGCTTCGTCGGAAACAAACTCGATAAGCGGGCGGCCAACCTCCAGAAACAGCTGGGCTCGGTCACCGACCGGATGAGCGAAAATCTGGCCGTTGCCCGTGAAGTCCGCGCCTTCAGTCTCGAGGAGTACGAGACGAACCGGTTCGCCACCGTCACCGAGGCCCTTATCCGGGCCCAGATGAAGGTGGTCAAATACGCAACCGCACTTACCCCGGCGATCGAGATCATCTCGGCCGTAGGTATCTCCGTCACCTTTGTCTACGCCTTCAAGGCTCAGGTTCCCCTTGGATCCTTCCTCGCCATCATCTTCGCGCTCTATGCCTGTTACGAACCGATCAAGAAACTGGGCAATCTGAACAGCGAGTTGAAACGCGGATTGGCCGCTCTTGACCGCCTCGAAGTCGTCCTTGAGGAGCCCGTAACCATCCGCGACCCTGAGAATCCGGTCGCGATCGAGAGACTCCGGGGCACTCTGGATTTCCGCGATGTCACCTTTTCCTACAACAGCGACGGCGCCGCCCTGCGTGAAGTGAACGTGACCATCCCGACCGGCATGGTCTGCGCCCTCGTCGGCCCGAGCGGAGCCGGCAAGACCACCTTTGCCAACCTGGTTCCCCGTTTCTACGATGCCACCACCGGGTCTGTGGAGATCGACGGCATTGACATCCGGACGATGCGCCTGGCCGACCTGCGAAGGAACATCGCTCTTGTTCCCCAGGACCCCGTCCTCTTCAATGAGACCATCGGGATGAACCTGCGCATCGGCAAACCCGAGGCCAGCCAGGAGGAAGTGGAGGCGGCCTCCCGTGCGGCCTTCGCCCATGAATTCATCGTGAAACTCCCCAATGGGTACGACACCGTCGTCGGCGAACGCGGCGTCATGCTTTCCGGTGGACAGAAACAACGCCTGGCCGTGGGGCGGGCTTTTCTGCGCAATGCCCCGATTCTCATCCTCGACGAGGCCACTTCCGCCCTCGATTCGGAGAGCGAGGAAAAAATCCAGACCGCCCTGAAGGAATTGATGCAGGGAAAGACCGTCCTGATCATCGCTCACCGCTTCTCCACCATCCGGGACGCGGGCCAGATCCTCGTCTTCGACAACGGCCGGATCACCGCGCGCGGTTCCCACGAGGAGCTGATGGGAACCAGCCCCCTTTACCGCAACCTCTACGAGAGACAGGCCCAACCTTAG
- a CDS encoding SAM-dependent methyltransferase → MTTSDPRQEFIEALTASVREGNFVRMTLGKPRGADPTLRNLYVRPIELRDLPHLTFLWRYERQDITKNHLREEALSELGALIGGDFHSAHLFTTARTFQLEFNKKGKPRLTTGPAVGSSPDLDHDRSKVRLLPAESQTWLRALGVTTDNGTIRTGMAAKHRQIHRFVEILSHLLADAPLPTDRPVEVADMGCGKGYLTFAAFDYFNAVANRSTRVHGIETREELVRLANRIADETGRDGLDFERGTIESVKLASIDVLIALHACDTATDDALARGIASRAALIVVAPCCQKELRPQLRAAPVLAPALRHGIFQERHAEFVTDALRALLLEWAGYETKVFEFISTEHTAKNTMITAIRSDRPVGDEVCASRVRELAAFYGIRTQALARHLGFGL, encoded by the coding sequence ATGACCACTTCTGATCCGCGCCAGGAATTCATCGAAGCACTGACGGCGAGCGTCCGGGAAGGAAACTTCGTCCGAATGACGCTGGGGAAGCCGCGTGGTGCGGATCCGACCCTGCGTAATCTTTACGTCCGGCCCATCGAGCTCCGCGATCTGCCCCACCTCACCTTTCTCTGGCGGTACGAGCGGCAGGACATCACCAAGAACCATCTTCGGGAAGAGGCACTGTCCGAATTAGGCGCGTTGATCGGAGGAGATTTCCACAGTGCCCACCTCTTCACGACCGCCCGCACCTTCCAACTGGAGTTCAACAAGAAGGGTAAACCCCGCTTGACGACCGGTCCGGCGGTTGGCTCCAGCCCGGACCTGGATCACGACCGATCCAAGGTGCGCCTGCTGCCCGCAGAGAGCCAGACCTGGCTTCGGGCCCTCGGCGTCACGACTGATAACGGGACGATCCGGACCGGCATGGCGGCCAAGCACCGGCAGATCCACAGGTTTGTGGAGATCCTCAGCCATCTCCTGGCGGACGCGCCGTTGCCGACGGATCGACCGGTGGAAGTGGCCGACATGGGCTGCGGCAAGGGCTACCTTACGTTTGCGGCATTCGATTACTTCAATGCTGTGGCGAATCGCTCTACACGGGTCCATGGGATCGAAACGCGCGAGGAGCTGGTTCGGCTCGCAAACCGAATCGCGGATGAAACCGGACGGGACGGTCTGGATTTCGAGCGGGGAACGATCGAGTCGGTGAAGCTGGCTTCAATTGATGTCCTCATTGCGCTGCATGCCTGCGACACGGCAACCGACGATGCGCTGGCGCGAGGGATCGCTTCGCGTGCCGCGCTCATCGTGGTGGCGCCTTGTTGTCAGAAGGAACTGCGCCCGCAGCTGCGGGCGGCACCGGTCCTGGCCCCGGCTTTGCGTCACGGAATTTTCCAGGAAAGGCACGCCGAGTTTGTGACCGACGCCCTTCGCGCATTATTGCTCGAATGGGCGGGTTACGAGACCAAGGTATTCGAATTCATCTCAACTGAACACACGGCCAAAAACACCATGATCACGGCGATCCGGTCGGATCGGCCGGTCGGTGATGAGGTTTGTGCTTCCCGTGTGCGTGAACTCGCTGCGTTTTACGGTATCCGGACCCAGGCTCTGGCCCGGCACCTGGGATTTGGGTTGTAG
- a CDS encoding peptide ABC transporter substrate-binding protein produces MTCFRLPAILAAAALLLLNGCGKRETQVESGNRDGILHLGNRSEPQDIDPQVVTGVTENHVITAVLEGLVADDPVDLHPVPGVAESWDISEDGRTYTFHLREDARWSNGDPVTAMDFLRSYQRMLTPSLAAEYSYMLHYVVNARAYNLGTETDFAKVGFEAPDSRTLRITLYQPTPYFLSMLTHYSWFPVHLPTVEKFGGLDRKGTRWTLPGNFVGNGPFTLKEWIPNQILTVERSETYWDRDRVRLNEIRFYPVESLDTEERMFRTGQLHITQEVPLSKIDIYKRDYPERIRIAPYLGTYYLRVNVTRPPLDDVRVRKALALALDRESLVTHVTRGGQIPAYNFTPPGTAGYTAKARIEGDLDDARRLLAEAGYPGGKGFPKFELLYNTSESHRTTAEALQQMWSANLDIEVGLVNQEWKVYLDSMDNLDFSVARAGWIADYVDPHVFLELFVTGGGNNDTGWSNPRYDELLHAALMAPDIETRYGIYQEMESILMTDLPVIPVYFYTRVNLVHPSVKGYHSNILDRHPYKHIYLQE; encoded by the coding sequence ATGACCTGTTTCCGATTGCCTGCCATCCTCGCCGCCGCCGCCCTCCTGCTCCTGAACGGCTGTGGAAAACGCGAAACGCAGGTGGAGTCCGGCAACCGCGACGGGATCCTTCACCTCGGCAACCGTTCCGAACCACAGGACATCGATCCCCAGGTCGTCACCGGAGTGACTGAGAATCATGTCATCACGGCTGTGCTCGAAGGCCTCGTGGCCGATGATCCGGTCGATCTGCATCCCGTTCCGGGCGTGGCCGAAAGCTGGGATATCTCCGAGGACGGCCGCACCTACACCTTCCACCTCCGCGAAGACGCCCGCTGGTCGAACGGAGACCCGGTCACGGCGATGGATTTCCTGCGCAGCTACCAACGCATGCTCACCCCGTCATTGGCCGCGGAGTACAGCTACATGCTTCACTACGTGGTCAATGCCCGCGCCTACAACCTGGGAACGGAGACGGACTTCGCCAAAGTCGGTTTTGAGGCTCCCGATTCACGGACCCTCCGGATCACCCTCTACCAGCCGACCCCCTATTTCCTCAGCATGCTGACTCACTATTCGTGGTTCCCCGTCCATCTTCCGACCGTCGAGAAATTCGGAGGTCTCGACCGGAAGGGAACCCGGTGGACCCTGCCCGGCAATTTCGTCGGCAACGGTCCATTCACCCTGAAGGAATGGATTCCCAACCAGATTCTCACCGTTGAACGAAGCGAAACCTACTGGGACCGGGATCGGGTCCGGCTGAATGAGATCCGGTTTTACCCGGTGGAGAGCCTCGACACCGAGGAGCGCATGTTCCGGACCGGTCAACTGCACATCACCCAGGAAGTGCCGCTTTCCAAGATCGATATCTACAAACGCGACTATCCTGAACGCATCCGGATCGCCCCCTACCTCGGCACTTATTATCTCCGGGTCAACGTGACCCGACCTCCTCTCGACGACGTCCGGGTGCGCAAGGCGCTCGCCCTCGCCCTGGACCGGGAAAGCCTGGTCACCCATGTGACCCGGGGCGGCCAGATCCCCGCCTACAATTTCACCCCGCCCGGCACGGCCGGCTACACTGCCAAGGCCCGGATCGAAGGAGATCTTGACGACGCCCGGCGCCTGCTGGCCGAGGCCGGGTATCCCGGCGGCAAGGGTTTCCCGAAATTCGAACTCCTCTACAATACCTCGGAGAGCCATCGGACCACGGCGGAAGCCCTTCAGCAGATGTGGTCGGCCAACCTCGACATCGAGGTCGGACTGGTCAACCAGGAGTGGAAGGTCTACCTCGACAGCATGGACAACCTTGACTTCTCGGTTGCGCGGGCCGGTTGGATCGCCGACTACGTGGACCCCCATGTCTTCCTCGAACTCTTTGTGACCGGAGGCGGCAACAACGATACCGGCTGGTCGAATCCCCGCTACGATGAACTCCTCCATGCCGCCCTCATGGCCCCCGATATCGAAACCCGCTACGGGATCTACCAGGAAATGGAGTCCATCCTGATGACGGATCTGCCGGTCATCCCGGTCTATTTCTACACCCGGGTGAACCTGGTCCATCCTTCGGTCAAGGGCTATCACTCCAACATCCTTGATCGCCACCCCTACAAGCATATCTATTTGCAGGAATAG